The nucleotide window CATAGGAACTGATAAACTTGAACTATGTGAAAATCCAAACAACGTGCTCTGTAAAGATGTATTTAAATGTGATAAAACTGATTGCCCTGCCTATGGCAAGGAAAGATGTTGGTTTATCAGTGAAGCAAAGGAAAACTGTAAAAAGTGTCATAATATTGATTGTAAAGACTGTTATGTTTATAAAATTTCCTGTGGCGATGAAATAGGATATTTAATTGAAACCTTCAATGAAATGATTTTCAAGCTTAGAAATTCACTTCAGGAACTTGACAGGACAACAAAGGAAAAATTAAGGCTTGAAAAGTCATCTGCCATGGCAGAGATGGCAATGACTGTAGCTCATGAGATAAAAAATCCCCTTAATGCCATAAAAGCATCAACTTCCTATCTAAAATCAAATTTTCAGGGAGAAGTATTGAGAGAATTTCTCTCAATCATAGATAGAGAAACAGAAAGATTAAATGAACTCATAACAAGTTTTCTATCCTATGCAAGACCTGTTCCCCTTAAATATGAAAAGGGCAATATCAATAATGCTATTAAAGATGTGATCAAGCTTGTAGATAGGGAAATAAAAGAGGAAAATAAAATTCTTAAAACTGAATTTGATCCATCAATTCCCGAATTTTATTTTGATCACCATCAAATAAAACAGGCTGTGCTTAATCTTTTAGTAAATGCAACTGATGCTACCAAAGAAGGAGATATAATAAGTGTAAAAACAGAAAAGGTTGATGGAAGGATAAAAATTACAATCAAGGATTCAGGAAGTGGAATACCAGAAGAACTCATTGGTAAAATATTTGAACCCTTTTTTACAACAAAAACTACAGGATCAGGGCTTGGACTTGCATGTGTAGAGAGAATAATAAAGGATCATGACGGCAGTATAAGCGTAAATAGTAAACTAAATGAAGGAACAGAATTTACAATAGAATTACCAATAAAGGAATCTTGATTATGGCAAAGATTCTATATATAGATGATGAGATAAGTGCTCTTAAAGCAATCTCAGCAATCTTAAAAAAAGAAGGATACACAGTTTTGACTGCAACTTCAGCAGAAGAGGGAATAGAGATTCTTAAAAATTCCTCTGTTGATTGTCTGCTTCTTGACTACAGACTACCCAAGATGGATGGAATAGACCTATTAAAATGGCTCAGGCAAAGCGAAATATCAATTCCAACCATAATGCTTACAGCCTATGGAACAATTGAAAAGGCAGTTGAAGCAATGAAACTTGGTGCCCATCACTATTTAGTAAAACCTGTAGATACCCAATTGCTTCTAAATGTACTAAAAGAAGCAAT belongs to Thermodesulfovibrio aggregans and includes:
- a CDS encoding ATP-binding protein; amino-acid sequence: MKIIKYLKNSVIDKTLKNIQRLSIGWKIFFSFLVLFLVIMISFNLLILNYQKKSLRTQIDKNIYLILENLSKDVIDNLIFFDPLAIDEKISLAMNNPGMEYIMLTDKNGRIVGHSDKSQLGKLINIDYGKWQKTDENGIIHINLSVIAGDNYFGTLRAGISENKINYYIDEATRNLKNYIYILSILSFVLTVFLSFMLSKTLIKPLQRLKSKMANIGTDKLELCENPNNVLCKDVFKCDKTDCPAYGKERCWFISEAKENCKKCHNIDCKDCYVYKISCGDEIGYLIETFNEMIFKLRNSLQELDRTTKEKLRLEKSSAMAEMAMTVAHEIKNPLNAIKASTSYLKSNFQGEVLREFLSIIDRETERLNELITSFLSYARPVPLKYEKGNINNAIKDVIKLVDREIKEENKILKTEFDPSIPEFYFDHHQIKQAVLNLLVNATDATKEGDIISVKTEKVDGRIKITIKDSGSGIPEELIGKIFEPFFTTKTTGSGLGLACVERIIKDHDGSISVNSKLNEGTEFTIELPIKES